ACTTTTTAAAGATCTGTCTTGCTATAATACTCTTTATAGTTTGCATAACCTTTGAAGGAGAATACTTAGGTTCAGCTCCAACAAAAAGATGCACGTGATCACCATCACTACCAATTGCATCAAACTCAAAACAGTATCTTTCACTAATTTCAAAGCATATATTTTTCAAAAAGTTTACAAGCTCTATATCTAAAAGAAGTTTTTTACGATACTTCACACAAAAAACCATGTGATATCTTATTTTATATACACAATGGTTTACATGTCGTAATTCCATCAACAGTACAAAGGTGATTAAGGATATAAAATCAGTTATTTAACAACGGTTACCGGGGAAGTTTTTCATCCCCGCAGCAAGCTAGCGGGGTATTCGACTGAAAGAAAGTAATTTAAAAAGGAGAGTAAGGAATTAAAAAACAGGTACAAGGCCCGAATCATAAAAAGTTTGGACAGTGTGACCGTATCCAGAAACCAATTATTAACCAGTACATTTTTTCCTGATATTTCCTTCTTCTTGCACATTTGTTTAATATTTATTGAATGTTGACTATTTCCTGGGCAGAAGAAGACTGGGCGGAAATACTGAAAGATGTAACTGACAATGTGCATCCACATTTTCTGCAGTAGTAAAAGTTGTTCGAGCCGATTACCTGTTTTTTAAGGGGTGTGCCACATCTGGCACATTTTGAAGGAAGTTCAAACATATCCTTGCTCACTCCAGAATCATCAGCGGTTCAAGTCTTGCAGTTTCCTTTCTTGTCCAGTACCCGCAAACGGTACAGTATTGAAATTCGCTGAAAAGGTCGTTTTCAAGTTTAGAATGACATTCAGGACATCTTTTCAAAAATAGATTATGTCCTGGCTCTTTTTTAGTTCCGGTAATTTGTTTTCTACTTGTTTCCTTCATAGCCAATACTCCCTCAGTATTTTTTTACTTAAATGATTATTATCTTGAATATTTATTATCTTGAATATTTATTATCTTGAATATTTATTATCCAGCGTTGCACGAATCACAGTTAATATATGTTTTTTTAGAGCATACAGACATTCGGGGGCAGTCGACAAGCCTCAGCAGATAACAATGGTCAAAACCCCGACAACCCTGAAAACAGGCTATCCTGTGCCCTGGAAAGCTTCAGCGTTTTCCTAACTCCTTTTCAGTTTCAAGGACCTTAAGAGTAATTTTCATAACAGAGTCAGGATTAAGGGAAATAGAATCTATCCCCTCTTTTACCAGGAATTCTGCAATCTCAGGGAAATCACTGGGCGCCTGTCCGCAGATCCCGCTGTGTCTTTCATTCCGTTTTGCTCCCTGAACCGCCATTGACATAATTTTCAAAACTCCCGGGTCCCTCTCATCGAATTCTGCAGCAAGCATTTCTGAATCGCGGTCAACCCCGAGGGTCAGCTGAGTAAGGTCATTTGAGCCTATGGAAAAGCCGTCAAAATACTCGCTGAACTCATCTACAAGCAGGACATTATTGGGGATCTCGCACATAACATATATCTGAAGCCCGTTTTCTCCGCGCCTGAGCCCGTTCTTCTCCATCTCGGCAATGACTTTTTTCGCTTCTTCAACAGTTCTGCAGAAGGGCACCATAAGAATAAGGTTCTTAAGGCCCATTTCATCCCTGACCTTTTTCATAGCCCTGCACTCAAGAGCAAAACCTTCCCTGTAGCGCTCATCAAAGTAGCGGGAAGCTCCTCTGAACCCTATCATGGGGTTGTTTTCTTCCATTTCAAAATACCTGCCCCCTAAAAGGCTTGCATATTCGTTTGTCTTGAAATCGCTCATCCTGACCACAACAGGCTTCGGGTAAAAAGCAGCTGTAATCATCCCCACTCCTCTGGCAAGCTGCTTGATAAAATAATCTTCTTTTTTCTCATAGCCCCGGGTCAGTCTTTCTATTTCCCTGAGTTCTCGCGGGTCTTTAACCTGCTCAGGATGCACAAGCGCCATAGGGTGGACTTTAATATAGCTCGTGATAATGAACTCGAGCCTTGCAAGCCCAATCCCATCATTGGGAATCATGGAAAAGGAAAAAGCGCTTTCAGGGTTTCCAAGGTTCATCATGATCTCTGTTTGCGGGCGTTCCAGGTCTTTCAGGCTGACGGTATTTTTCCGGAAAGGTAGGAGACCCGCGTATACAAGCCCGTCTTCTCCTTCAGCACAGCTTACAGTAATTTCCCTCCCTGTATTGAGGACTTCGGTGGCGTTTTCAGCCCCTACAACCGCAGGGATCCCCAGTTCCCGGCTGACAATTGCAGCATGGCATGTCCTGCCTCCTTTGTTTGTGACAATAGCGGCTGCGGTTTTCATAACCGGTTCCCAGTCAGGAGTGGTAGTGTCCGCGATAAGGATCTCTCCGGGCCTGAAAGAGGGAAGGTCAGAAACATCAGTGATTACACGGGCTTTTCCGGAAGCAATCCTGTCTCCGACACTCCTGCCTTTTACAAGGACTTCAGATTTTTCTTCGATGACATACGTTTCAAGCACATCTTTTTCTCTCTGGGACTGAACGGTTTCTGGCCTTGCCTGAACTATGAAGAGTTCTCCTGTTATTCCGTCCTTTGCCCATTCGATATCCATTGGCCTGGATTCATCGTATTTGTTGGAGTAATGGTCTTCAATATCGATTGCATATTCGGCGAGCTTGAGCACCTCTTCATCATTGATACAGAAGCGCTGCCTGTCAGCTTCTGGGACCTCCACGTTCCGGGTAAGGACTTTTGAATCTCCCCTGCCGTAGATCATTTTAATTTCCTTGCTTCCAAGTTTTTTCTGGATAATCGGTTTATATCCTTCGCGGAAAGTTGGCTTGAATACATAGAACTCATCAGGATTGACCTGTCCCTGAACAATATTTTCTCCAAGCCCATAAGCCCCCGTGATGAAAACAACATCCCTGAAACCGGTCTCCGTATCAAGAGTAAAAATTACGCCGCTTGATGCCAGGTCAGACCTGACCATTTTCATTATTCCTATGGAAAGGGCCACTTTGAAGTGGTCAAATCCATGGGTTACACGATAGGAAATAGCCCTGTCCGTAAAAAGGGAAGCGAAACAGCGTATACAGGCGTCTTTGAGCCCGGGATAGCCTCGTATATTCAGATAAGTCTCCTGCTGCCCCGCAAAAGAAGCGGTTGGAAGGTCTTCAGCCGTTGCCGAACTCCTTACAGCTACATCCGTATACTCTCCATACTGTTCGCAGAGGCGGTCATAAGCCCCTTTGATCTCCTGCCAGATGTCATCCGGAATTCCTGCATCAAGAATCAGGTCTCTTGCAGCCTTTCCCCTCTTTGCGAGGTCAGATACATCAGAAGTGTCAAGCCCTTCCATTGTTTTTTTAAGCTTCTCCAGAATTCCACCTGTCTCCAGCATATGCCAGTAAGCACTGGCAGTAACTGAAAAACCGTTAGGTATTCTGACCCCTTTTGAAGTAAGCTCCCTGTACATTTCCCCTATGGAAGCATTCTTTCCGCCAACCGTCGGGATGTCCTCGATAGTTGTCTCCTCAAACCAGCGGATGTATTTGTTTTTATCTTCAGGCATATTCCCCTAATCCCCTCTCAATATTGTCTGAACTAAGTAAGGACTGCATCACATTTAAAGTTAAGTGATGTTGTTAAGAAGTTATCCAGAAACGCGCATTATTGACCCGGAACAGAAATCTTCC
This window of the Methanosarcina mazei S-6 genome carries:
- a CDS encoding zinc finger domain-containing protein, coding for MFELPSKCARCGTPLKKQVIGSNNFYYCRKCGCTLSVTSFSISAQSSSAQEIVNIQ
- the ppsA gene encoding phosphoenolpyruvate synthase, with the translated sequence MPEDKNKYIRWFEETTIEDIPTVGGKNASIGEMYRELTSKGVRIPNGFSVTASAYWHMLETGGILEKLKKTMEGLDTSDVSDLAKRGKAARDLILDAGIPDDIWQEIKGAYDRLCEQYGEYTDVAVRSSATAEDLPTASFAGQQETYLNIRGYPGLKDACIRCFASLFTDRAISYRVTHGFDHFKVALSIGIMKMVRSDLASSGVIFTLDTETGFRDVVFITGAYGLGENIVQGQVNPDEFYVFKPTFREGYKPIIQKKLGSKEIKMIYGRGDSKVLTRNVEVPEADRQRFCINDEEVLKLAEYAIDIEDHYSNKYDESRPMDIEWAKDGITGELFIVQARPETVQSQREKDVLETYVIEEKSEVLVKGRSVGDRIASGKARVITDVSDLPSFRPGEILIADTTTPDWEPVMKTAAAIVTNKGGRTCHAAIVSRELGIPAVVGAENATEVLNTGREITVSCAEGEDGLVYAGLLPFRKNTVSLKDLERPQTEIMMNLGNPESAFSFSMIPNDGIGLARLEFIITSYIKVHPMALVHPEQVKDPRELREIERLTRGYEKKEDYFIKQLARGVGMITAAFYPKPVVVRMSDFKTNEYASLLGGRYFEMEENNPMIGFRGASRYFDERYREGFALECRAMKKVRDEMGLKNLILMVPFCRTVEEAKKVIAEMEKNGLRRGENGLQIYVMCEIPNNVLLVDEFSEYFDGFSIGSNDLTQLTLGVDRDSEMLAAEFDERDPGVLKIMSMAVQGAKRNERHSGICGQAPSDFPEIAEFLVKEGIDSISLNPDSVMKITLKVLETEKELGKR